A genome region from Brassica oleracea var. oleracea cultivar TO1000 chromosome C2, BOL, whole genome shotgun sequence includes the following:
- the LOC106323840 gene encoding uncharacterized protein LOC106323840 → MAAEKFGLHLKTILKGKHIDVIYELWGVNYAVEIELPEDGETPENLRPGYCGAYASHFEAGGLSFPLPRFLLEVLTEINMAFTQMAPNFFRYFLGCWVRAQEEDLEFGLKELMQLFSIKRNNVFPGMMILAPRGGRVIIEGIPNKDDRWRENFFVVKINPASVGFERIPREWSDDICESHFVLLHGLMETLRRGSTRWLSFTPDRIQAACALPSGANRATPVALVAPVQPKRGRGTKRKKDEEVLLDRSDESSEAQSLGLLARPVSVAIPSGGACKAPDTSASSAGDRALNDEIDSSSRQSRRRVLEEINSVTLGSSSPRLSPLLRASGEGTSRVNPGVLPSSVPEAFSWSFAYDSEIPILENPESLAAIWCKIRAEGCELPSLEHMRERDAYVRMAVANAKAMEASNDYAALMEGRLENFPSKEEIAGHLLTIQQLRGELGAAREVERPGGGETAQSGF, encoded by the exons ATGGCTGCCGAAAAGTTTGGTCTACATCTCAAGACAATTCTTAAAGGGAAACATATCGACGTCATTTACGAACTCTGGGGAGTCAATTACGCCGTAGAAATCGAACTCCCCGAGGATGGTGAGACTCCGGAGAACTTGAGACCGGGGTATTGTGGAGCTTACGCGTCTCATTTCGAGGCTGGCGGCTTATCGTTTCCTCTTCCTCGTTTCCTTCTCGAGGTGCTGACGGAGATCAATATGGCGTTTACCCAGATGGCGCCTAACTTTTTCCGGTACTTCTTGGGTTGCTGGGTCCGAGCTCAGGAAGAAGATCTTGAATTTGGTCTCAAGGAGTTAATGCAATTATTTTCCATAAAGCGAAACAACGTCTTTCCTGGCATGATGATTCTTGCTCCTCGAGGTGGTCGTGTTATCATCGAAGGCATTCCTAATAAGGATGATCGATGGAGGGAGAATTTTTTTGTTGTTAAGATAAATCCGGCGTCAGTCGGTTTCGAGAGGATTCCTCGGGAATGGTCCGACGACATTTGTGAGTCTCATTTCGTCTTG CTTCACGGGTTAATGGAGACTTTGCGTCGAGGTAGCACTCGCTGGCTCTCCTTTACTCCTGACCGAATTCAAGCCGCCTGCGCTCTCCCATCGGGTGCGAATCGTGCTACTCCTGTCGCCTTGGTGGCTCCTGTTCAGCCCAAGAGAGGTCGGGGCACCAAAA GGAAGAAGGATGAAGAGGTGTTACTCGATCGTTCTGACGAATCTTCTGAG GCTCAGTCTCTTGGTCTTCTTGCTAGGCCAGTGTCGGTCGCTATTCCATCTGGTGGAGCTTGCAAGGCACCGGATACTTCGGCGAGCTCTGCTGGTGATCGAGCTCTTAATGACGAGATCGATTCGTCATCTCGTCAATCTCGACGTCGGGTTTTGGAGGAGATTAACTCTGTGACTTTGGGATCGTCAAGCCCAAGACTTTCTCCGCTGTTGCGTGCTTCTGGTGAAGGTACTTCGCGGGTTAACCCCGGTGTCCTTCCTTCGAGTGTGCCCGAAGCTTTTTCGTGGTCGTTTGCGTATGACAGCGAGATCCCCATCCTTGAGAACCCCGAGTCCCTTGCAGCAATTTGGTGTAAGATAAGAGCAGAAGGGTGCGAGCTCCCTTCTTTGGAGCACATGCGAGAGCGCGACGCCTATGTTCGGATGGCAGTCGCAAATGCCAAG GCTATGGAGGCGAGCAATGATTATGCCGCTTTAATGGAGGGGAGATTGGAAAATTTTCCTAGTAAGGAAGAGATCGCGGGTCACCTTCTCACAATCCAACAGCTTCGGGGTGAGTTGGGTGCTGCTCGGGAGGTGGAGAGACCGGGAGGTGGAGAGACAGCGCAAAGTGGATTTTGA